Proteins from a genomic interval of Xylocopa sonorina isolate GNS202 chromosome 4, iyXylSono1_principal, whole genome shotgun sequence:
- the LOC143423192 gene encoding uncharacterized protein LOC143423192 isoform X2, giving the protein MSADSPRRGVHKGVQVVSPQPIVDRSIIDSVAGIINDIVPQAYAGTPNSENKESISWARFEYADINDPALYPDYNEGSNTPPLLLVLGYTTGVQVWLIAATGEATEVLSWRQGVVRTLRILPNPKTDDEHVDLFELKRPMVAICDSAGPGPQFCNISFISLKTGEQTKSIKFKNPVCDILANKRSIVVTFVEKIAVFDARTLEDVLTVTTCYANSGPNPNPVALGTRWLAYSEKKLLPAKRSSGGCEGEGVQSYTATVLYAAKSLGKGLRGLGETVASSLTGNSVTPVVINNMGSDMTQPGVITILDLQAAKEEKELDDANIETVIAHFTAHSDAIVAMTFDLSGALLMTADKRGHDFHVFRIQPHPGGPTLAAVHHLYILHRGDTTAKVQDMVFSSDTRWAAISTVRGTTHVFPVAPYGGPVGVRTHSTPHVVNRLSRFHRSAGLMDDGTRSHSPVSHTELPLSVYPYSNPRLPPYPHPTVLQPLAQIRQPSSLNHVNSQAQQRPQQRQRLHSDDSGTLPLKICACFAPPRAWMYAQRESTAKVMKRAVDSLFIMACHGNMIQYDLEPKPAAGVPKEKVCDDTMIELEVEAKGQWPLLRSPNSLEIVPPLPTSSPLMCVNTVPKDIQDGDLGEDRWLSQVEIVTHAGPHRRLWMGPQFVFKTYNASSGAPVNLVEAEAVEIGVTGGSRPARSNPVNMPHAASRSLVPVVIDGSGSSYEQSPRFMEAYGDPLDSENVGVGGGENQLREDLAEAMLETSIAPHRAPGRRSVFERVGQPVTKVVNPLGTVITVSADEEDIYSSQEFDSAEESHVPEPPRSVCAEEGPASLGDLEPESQTLRDLTEICAEMRSASEPAIDSVPDENICEVKERKALCVEIAPITNPGNSTIDFEKEEAFRDVPSSLSLCVEQGEIPSSPMTQAKEAAWCKKSDRRDDKGAHERSMSEAQYVVNCSEDSVVLVENKVTYGRRSSSAHVKTESKRSCEAEKVAKKSSRNGSGASSCKRVETKTSAKRYVLREQDDSIVIEDTTCDDSENNCGKRMGCERSAVEDMKGKHLESKKGECSKETAKSKSKSKSSTVQDCKDAKFEFIMESKSSGKRVEPTIELGSITEETDKQEDFKSTVNVDVLAKETDKYKSPPSDSTDDFSSSEYHIVDTPCCNKDGTSVPSDEDIEHIQSSEISQLQQDECVDSDKCADVISCAGSSPIMQRKNSKNTISDDDLEYIHSSELVETPDKISKEDTKLEANKGSDSESTMAISKRTFSDDDIEHVQHSDVCATPPEVSKDVRERSSRKFQETSTEQSLKSKSTKKTKDIVVIESDTSDADVTVIFKPVEGWKNKGTDKKDDSDEGANTRDTPVSESPSPLRKAKIRSAKTSPSNVPSKRSQAGIEIIDIDAMQKAEMEISSDTTSASECKILSGPEVCATRAKKSRRNKKSSVETNIQSSETSADKPTEEVAKESSSQESTTEYAWSSVVKKKSGSPLTETRKDDVGKTEDKVEESSDSIEVSSCTPILEKIESLKKKIYESSLRKSLDRSSSSLVIDKLREAVLEVDPHESSSPSFVQTSEISWSSIVKKKSASSVDQEAKKEPEAEPIVEETNIEGKRTRRRHVESSARSSTVTSQLKEAVAETDTEEESTVQTEKGSWSSIVKKKNASSADQEVKNEPEAEPVVEEASTEERRTRRRHVESSSRSSTVTSQLKEAVAETDTEEESTVQTGKGSWSSIVKKKLASSAESTTRKEPTKQKHRKKLDLLTTPLETASDEEAGLSVSKSIKISLAKSTDSYVLLKLSNSPTEQSPSQKKKSSKLEAVSEKSSNESKNSNADSLMVDSTFSKENSSEPERDVEPEKRSDSEQEIVPERSSSSDELNAYVTFANAVRDTPERGTGNGSNSSGNAASKKGSRSKKKIRR; this is encoded by the exons ACATGTCGATTTGTTTGAATTGAAACGGCCAATGGTAGCAATATGTGATTCAGCTGGACCTGGACCACAATTTTGCAACATAAGTTTCATTTCGCTGAAAACTGGGGAACAAACTAAAAGCATAAAATTTAAAAATCCTGTTTGCGACATTCTGGCAAATAAACGCTCCATAGTAGTAACATTTGTAGAGAAGATCGCGGTGTTTGACGCCCGTACATTGGAAGATGTATTAACAGTTACTACCTGCTATGCTAACTCTGGTCCAAATCCAAATCCAGTTGCTTTAGGTACAAGGTGGCTCGCTTACAG TGAAAAGAAGTTACTACCAGCGAAAAGAAGCAGTGGTGGTTGCGAGGGTGAGGGAGTTCAAAGTTACACAGCAACTGTGCTGTATGCAGCAAAGTCTCTAGGAAAAGGTTTACGTGGTTTGGGAGAAACCGTTGCATCAAGTTTAACTGGCAATTCAGTAACGCCAGTGGTTATAAATAATATGGGCAGCGATATGACCCAGCCGGGAGTGATTACGATACTAGACCTCCAAGCTGCGAAAGAGGAGAAAGAATTGGACGATGCGAATATAGAGACTGTAATTGCTCATTTTACTGCCCATAGCGATGCGATCGTTGCCATGACTTTTGATTTAAGCGGTGCGTTACTAATGACCGCCGACAAAAGGGGGCATGATTTCCACGTGTTTAGAATTCAGCCGCATCCAGGTGGACCCACTTTAGCAGCAGTACATCATTTGTATATTTTACATCGTGGAGATACTACTGCGAAAGTACAA gATATGGTATTTTCGAGTGATACGCGTTGGGCGGCAATTTCAACTGTACGGGGTACTACTCATGTTTTTCCGGTTGCACCGTATGGTGGCCCGGTAGGGGTACGAACTCATTCCACACCTCATGTTGTAAATAGACTTTCAAGATTTCATAGAAGTGCAGGTTTGATGGATGACGGCACAAGATCTCATTCTCCCGTATCTCATACAGAGTTGCCTTTGTCAGTGTATCCGTATTCTAATCCAAGACTTCCTCCGTATCCACATCCAACTGTACTGCAACCTCTGGCGCAGATACGACAACCATCTTCGTTAAACCACGTAAACAGTCAAGCTCAACAGAG ACCGCAACAAAGACAACGATTGCACTCGGATGATAGTGGAACGTTACCATTAAAAATATGTGCTTGTTTCGCACCTCCGAGGGCTTGGATGTATGCACAAAGAGAATCTACAGCGAAAGTTATGAAGAGGGCAGTCGATTCTTTGTTCATTATGGCATGCCACGGAAATATGATTCAGTATGATTTAGAACCCAAACCAGCTGCAG GTGTACCAAAAGAAAAAGTGTGCGATGACACAATGATCGAATTAGAGGTTGAAGCCAAAGGTCAATGGCCACTTTTAAGATCTCCGAATTCCTTGGagattgtgccaccgttgccaACATCTAGCCCCTTAATGTGCGTCAATACTGTACCGAAAGATATCCAAGACGGTGATTTAGGGGAGGATCGTTGGTTAAGTCAAGTAGAAATTGTAACACATGCAGGTCCACATAGACGGTTGTGGATGGGACCCCAGTTCGTTTTCAAAACTTATAACGCATCCAGCGG GGCACCTGTTAATCTCGTCGAAGCTGAAGCCGTTGAAATTGGAGTAACCGGTGGGTCTCGTCCAGCGAGATCAAATCCAGTCAATATGCCGCATGCTGCGTCCAGATCGTTGGTACCTGTTGTTATCGATGGATCAGGAA GCAGTTACGAGCAGTCACCGAGATTCATGGAAGCGTACGGTGATCCTTTAGATAGCGAAAATGTAGGAGTTGGTGGCGGTGAAAACCAATTGAGAGAGGATCTGGCCGAAGCTATGCTGGAGACGTCTATCGCGCCTCATCGTGCACCAG GGAGGCGATCGGTATTTGAGAGGGTGGGTCAACCGGTAACTAAAGTCGTCAACCCTCTGGGCACCGTGATTACCGTGTCGGCCGATGAGGAGGACATTTACTCCAGTCAGGAGTTTGACTCCGCGGAGGAGAGCCACGTGCCTGAACCACCTAGGAGCGTGTGCGCAGAAGAGGGTCCGGCGTCTCTCGGCGATCTCGAGCCGGAGAGTCAAACTCTACGCGATCTCACGGAGATCTGCGCGGAGATGCGTTCAGCTAGCGAGCCTGCGATCGACAGCGTGCCGGACGAGAACATCTGCGAGGTGAAGGAGAGGAAAGCGCTCTGCGTCGAGATCGCGCCGATTACCAATCCTGGGAACTCTACGATCGACTTTGAGAAAGAGGAAGCGTTCCGTGATGTGCCGAGCAGCTTGAGCCTCTGCGTGGAGCAGGGCGAAATACCCAGTAGCCCGATGACCCAGGCTAAGGAAGCTGCCTGGTGCAAGAAATCCGATAGAAGGGATGATAAAGGAGCCCACGAGAGAAGCATGTCTGAGGCGCAGTACGTCGTCAACTGCAGCGAGGACAGTGTTGTCTTAGTGGAGAATAAAGTGACTTACGGGAGAAGGAGTTCATCGGCGCACGTTAAAACGGAGAGCAAAAGATCGTGCGAGGCTGAGAAAGTCGCGAAGAAATCGAGCAGAAACGGATCTGGCGCGAGCAGTTGTAAAAGAGTCGAGACCAAAACGTCTGCTAAAAGGTACGTTTTGAGGGAACAGGATGATAGTATCGTCATTGAGGATACCACTTGCGACGATTCTGAGAACAATTGCGGCAAACGAATGGGATGCGAGAGAAGCGCGGTGGAAGATATGAAAGGCAAACATCTTGAGAGTAAGAAGGGTGAGTGTTCGAAGGAAACTGCAAAATCTAAAAGCAAATCAAAGTCTTCCACGGTTCAGGATTGCAAAGATGCAAAATTCGAGTTTATTATGGAGAGTAAAAGTTCAGGAAAGCGTGTGGAACCTACTATAGAATTGGGCTCTATAACCGAAGAAACTGACAAGCAGGAGGATTTCAAGTCAACGGTCAATGTAGATGTGTTGGCCAAGGAAACAGATAAATACAAATCACCGCCGTCAGACTCGACCGACGATTTCAGTTCTAGCGAGTATCATATTGTAGATACTCCCTGTTGCAACAAGGATGGCACTTCTGTCCCGTCAGACGAGGACATTGAGCATATTCAGAGTTCTGAGATCAGTCAATTGCAGCAGGATGAGTGTGTCGATAGCGACAAATGCGCAGATGTTATAAGTTGCGCTGGTTCCTCGCCTATCATGCAACGGAAGAATAGTAAGAACACGATATCCGATGACGATCTAGAGTATATACACAGTTCCGAATTGGTGGAAACACCTGATAAGATCAGTAAAGAAGATACGAAGCTTGAAGCAAACAAGGGTAGCGACAGCGAATCAACCATGGCCATAAGTAAACGCACGTTCTCCGACGATGACATAGAGCACGTACAACATTCGGACGTCTGCGCTACGCCACCTGAAGTATCTAAAGATGTCCGTGAAAGGAGTTCAAGGAAATTCCAGGAAACGTCGACGGAACAATCATTGAAATCGAAGAGCACGAAGAAAACGAAGGATATCGTGGTAATCGAGAGCGATACGTCAGATGCTGACGTTACTGTAATCTTCAAACCTGTCGAAGGTTGGAAAAACAAAGGTACAGATAAGAAAGATGATTCAGATGAAGGTGCTAACACGAGAGACACGCCAGTTAGTGAAAGCCCTAGTCCACTAAGAAAAGCTAAAATCCGTTCTGCTAAGACTTCTCCTTCGAACGTTCCATCTAAACGTTCGCAAGCAGGGATCGAGATAATCGATATCGACGCGATGCAGAAAGCTGAGATGGAAATATCGAGTGATACCACGTCTGCCTCGGAATGTAAAATCCTCTCTGGACCGGAAGTGTGCGCGACTCGCGCGAAAAAGTCACGGAGGAACAAGAAATCCAGCGTTGAAACAAATATTCAGAGCTCTGAGACGTCAGCCGATAAGCCCACCGAAGAAGTAGCGAAGGAATCGAGTTCGCAGGAGTCAACGACCGAATATGCTTGGAGTTCTGTCGTAAAGAAGAAAAGCGGTTCTCCTCTGACGGAAACGCGAAAGGACGACGTAGGTAAAACCGAAGACAAGGTGGAGGAATCGTCCGATTCCATTGAGGTTTCATCCTGCACACCCATCTTGGAAAAAATAGAATCATTGAAGAAGAAGATATACGAGTCTTCGTTAAGAAAAAGTTTGGATAGAAGTTCCAGTTCCCTGGTAATAGACAAACTTCGCGAGGCTGTTCTAGAGGTGGACCCTCACGAATCCTCTTCTCCGTCTTTTGTTCAGACGTCGGAAATTTCTTGGAGCTCCATCGTGAAGAAGAAGAGTGCTTCTTCCGTGGATCAGGAAGCTAAGAAAGAACCTGAAGCGGAACCGATCGTGGAAGAAACAAATATCGAAGGAAAAAGAACTCGTCGAAGACACGTTGAATCCTCAGCTCGATCCTCGACAGTGACCAGCCAATTGAAAGAAGCTGTTGCCGAAACGGACACGGAAGAAGAATCTACCGTTCAGACAGAAAAGGGCTCCTGGAGTTCCATCGTGAAAAAGAAGAATGCTTCTTCCGCGGATCAGGAAGTCAAGAATGAACCTGAGGCGGAACCAGTCGTGGAGGAAGCAAGTACCGAAGAAAGAAGAACTCGCCGAAGACACGTTGAATCCTCGTCCCGATCTTCGACAGTGACTAGCCAACTGAAAGAAGCTGTTGCGGAAACAGATACTGAGGAAGAATCTACCGTTCAGACAGGAAAGGGGTCCTGGAGTTCCATCGTGAAGAAAAAGCTTGCCTCTTCAGCTGAATCTACCACGCGAAAGGAACCCACGAAACAGAAACACCGCAAGAAGCTGGATCTTTTGACAACTCCGTTAGAGACCGCTTCTGACGAGGAGGCAGGATTGTCAGTGAGTAAAAGCATCAAGATTTCGCTGGCAAAGTCCACGGAcagttacgttcttctgaaactGTCGAACTCGCCCACTGAGCAGTCTCCAAGCCAAAAGAAGAAATCATCGAAGCTCGAAGCTGTGAGCGAGAAGAGCTCGAACGAGTCGAAAAATAGCAACGCTGACTCGTTAATGGTAGATTCGACCTTTTCAAAGGAGAATTCTTCGGAGCCAGAGCGAGACGTGGAGCCAGAGAAGAGGAGCGACTCGGAGCAGGAAATCGTGCCTGAACGTTCAAGCTCCTCTGACGAGTTGAACGCGTACGTAACGTTCGCGAATGCTGTTCGCGACACGCCGGAAAGAGGCACCGGCAACGGCTCGAATTCCTCGGGCAACGCCGCGTCCAAGAAAGGCAGCAGGTCGAAGAAAAAAATACGCAGATGA
- the LOC143423192 gene encoding uncharacterized protein LOC143423192 isoform X1 has protein sequence MSADSPRRGVHKGVQVVSPQPIVDRSIIDSVAGIINDIVPQAYAGTPNSENKESISWARFEYADINDPALYPDYNEGSNTPPLLLVLGYTTGVQVWLIAATGEATEVLSWRQGVVRTLRILPNPKTDDEHVDLFELKRPMVAICDSAGPGPQFCNISFISLKTGEQTKSIKFKNPVCDILANKRSIVVTFVEKIAVFDARTLEDVLTVTTCYANSGPNPNPVALGTRWLAYSEKKLLPAKRSSGGCEGEGVQSYTATVLYAAKSLGKGLRGLGETVASSLTGNSVTPVVINNMGSDMTQPGVITILDLQAAKEEKELDDANIETVIAHFTAHSDAIVAMTFDLSGALLMTADKRGHDFHVFRIQPHPGGPTLAAVHHLYILHRGDTTAKVQDMVFSSDTRWAAISTVRGTTHVFPVAPYGGPVGVRTHSTPHVVNRLSRFHRSAGLMDDGTRSHSPVSHTELPLSVYPYSNPRLPPYPHPTVLQPLAQIRQPSSLNHVNSQAQQSRPQQRQRLHSDDSGTLPLKICACFAPPRAWMYAQRESTAKVMKRAVDSLFIMACHGNMIQYDLEPKPAAGVPKEKVCDDTMIELEVEAKGQWPLLRSPNSLEIVPPLPTSSPLMCVNTVPKDIQDGDLGEDRWLSQVEIVTHAGPHRRLWMGPQFVFKTYNASSGAPVNLVEAEAVEIGVTGGSRPARSNPVNMPHAASRSLVPVVIDGSGSSYEQSPRFMEAYGDPLDSENVGVGGGENQLREDLAEAMLETSIAPHRAPGRRSVFERVGQPVTKVVNPLGTVITVSADEEDIYSSQEFDSAEESHVPEPPRSVCAEEGPASLGDLEPESQTLRDLTEICAEMRSASEPAIDSVPDENICEVKERKALCVEIAPITNPGNSTIDFEKEEAFRDVPSSLSLCVEQGEIPSSPMTQAKEAAWCKKSDRRDDKGAHERSMSEAQYVVNCSEDSVVLVENKVTYGRRSSSAHVKTESKRSCEAEKVAKKSSRNGSGASSCKRVETKTSAKRYVLREQDDSIVIEDTTCDDSENNCGKRMGCERSAVEDMKGKHLESKKGECSKETAKSKSKSKSSTVQDCKDAKFEFIMESKSSGKRVEPTIELGSITEETDKQEDFKSTVNVDVLAKETDKYKSPPSDSTDDFSSSEYHIVDTPCCNKDGTSVPSDEDIEHIQSSEISQLQQDECVDSDKCADVISCAGSSPIMQRKNSKNTISDDDLEYIHSSELVETPDKISKEDTKLEANKGSDSESTMAISKRTFSDDDIEHVQHSDVCATPPEVSKDVRERSSRKFQETSTEQSLKSKSTKKTKDIVVIESDTSDADVTVIFKPVEGWKNKGTDKKDDSDEGANTRDTPVSESPSPLRKAKIRSAKTSPSNVPSKRSQAGIEIIDIDAMQKAEMEISSDTTSASECKILSGPEVCATRAKKSRRNKKSSVETNIQSSETSADKPTEEVAKESSSQESTTEYAWSSVVKKKSGSPLTETRKDDVGKTEDKVEESSDSIEVSSCTPILEKIESLKKKIYESSLRKSLDRSSSSLVIDKLREAVLEVDPHESSSPSFVQTSEISWSSIVKKKSASSVDQEAKKEPEAEPIVEETNIEGKRTRRRHVESSARSSTVTSQLKEAVAETDTEEESTVQTEKGSWSSIVKKKNASSADQEVKNEPEAEPVVEEASTEERRTRRRHVESSSRSSTVTSQLKEAVAETDTEEESTVQTGKGSWSSIVKKKLASSAESTTRKEPTKQKHRKKLDLLTTPLETASDEEAGLSVSKSIKISLAKSTDSYVLLKLSNSPTEQSPSQKKKSSKLEAVSEKSSNESKNSNADSLMVDSTFSKENSSEPERDVEPEKRSDSEQEIVPERSSSSDELNAYVTFANAVRDTPERGTGNGSNSSGNAASKKGSRSKKKIRR, from the exons ACATGTCGATTTGTTTGAATTGAAACGGCCAATGGTAGCAATATGTGATTCAGCTGGACCTGGACCACAATTTTGCAACATAAGTTTCATTTCGCTGAAAACTGGGGAACAAACTAAAAGCATAAAATTTAAAAATCCTGTTTGCGACATTCTGGCAAATAAACGCTCCATAGTAGTAACATTTGTAGAGAAGATCGCGGTGTTTGACGCCCGTACATTGGAAGATGTATTAACAGTTACTACCTGCTATGCTAACTCTGGTCCAAATCCAAATCCAGTTGCTTTAGGTACAAGGTGGCTCGCTTACAG TGAAAAGAAGTTACTACCAGCGAAAAGAAGCAGTGGTGGTTGCGAGGGTGAGGGAGTTCAAAGTTACACAGCAACTGTGCTGTATGCAGCAAAGTCTCTAGGAAAAGGTTTACGTGGTTTGGGAGAAACCGTTGCATCAAGTTTAACTGGCAATTCAGTAACGCCAGTGGTTATAAATAATATGGGCAGCGATATGACCCAGCCGGGAGTGATTACGATACTAGACCTCCAAGCTGCGAAAGAGGAGAAAGAATTGGACGATGCGAATATAGAGACTGTAATTGCTCATTTTACTGCCCATAGCGATGCGATCGTTGCCATGACTTTTGATTTAAGCGGTGCGTTACTAATGACCGCCGACAAAAGGGGGCATGATTTCCACGTGTTTAGAATTCAGCCGCATCCAGGTGGACCCACTTTAGCAGCAGTACATCATTTGTATATTTTACATCGTGGAGATACTACTGCGAAAGTACAA gATATGGTATTTTCGAGTGATACGCGTTGGGCGGCAATTTCAACTGTACGGGGTACTACTCATGTTTTTCCGGTTGCACCGTATGGTGGCCCGGTAGGGGTACGAACTCATTCCACACCTCATGTTGTAAATAGACTTTCAAGATTTCATAGAAGTGCAGGTTTGATGGATGACGGCACAAGATCTCATTCTCCCGTATCTCATACAGAGTTGCCTTTGTCAGTGTATCCGTATTCTAATCCAAGACTTCCTCCGTATCCACATCCAACTGTACTGCAACCTCTGGCGCAGATACGACAACCATCTTCGTTAAACCACGTAAACAGTCAAGCTCAACAGAG CAGACCGCAACAAAGACAACGATTGCACTCGGATGATAGTGGAACGTTACCATTAAAAATATGTGCTTGTTTCGCACCTCCGAGGGCTTGGATGTATGCACAAAGAGAATCTACAGCGAAAGTTATGAAGAGGGCAGTCGATTCTTTGTTCATTATGGCATGCCACGGAAATATGATTCAGTATGATTTAGAACCCAAACCAGCTGCAG GTGTACCAAAAGAAAAAGTGTGCGATGACACAATGATCGAATTAGAGGTTGAAGCCAAAGGTCAATGGCCACTTTTAAGATCTCCGAATTCCTTGGagattgtgccaccgttgccaACATCTAGCCCCTTAATGTGCGTCAATACTGTACCGAAAGATATCCAAGACGGTGATTTAGGGGAGGATCGTTGGTTAAGTCAAGTAGAAATTGTAACACATGCAGGTCCACATAGACGGTTGTGGATGGGACCCCAGTTCGTTTTCAAAACTTATAACGCATCCAGCGG GGCACCTGTTAATCTCGTCGAAGCTGAAGCCGTTGAAATTGGAGTAACCGGTGGGTCTCGTCCAGCGAGATCAAATCCAGTCAATATGCCGCATGCTGCGTCCAGATCGTTGGTACCTGTTGTTATCGATGGATCAGGAA GCAGTTACGAGCAGTCACCGAGATTCATGGAAGCGTACGGTGATCCTTTAGATAGCGAAAATGTAGGAGTTGGTGGCGGTGAAAACCAATTGAGAGAGGATCTGGCCGAAGCTATGCTGGAGACGTCTATCGCGCCTCATCGTGCACCAG GGAGGCGATCGGTATTTGAGAGGGTGGGTCAACCGGTAACTAAAGTCGTCAACCCTCTGGGCACCGTGATTACCGTGTCGGCCGATGAGGAGGACATTTACTCCAGTCAGGAGTTTGACTCCGCGGAGGAGAGCCACGTGCCTGAACCACCTAGGAGCGTGTGCGCAGAAGAGGGTCCGGCGTCTCTCGGCGATCTCGAGCCGGAGAGTCAAACTCTACGCGATCTCACGGAGATCTGCGCGGAGATGCGTTCAGCTAGCGAGCCTGCGATCGACAGCGTGCCGGACGAGAACATCTGCGAGGTGAAGGAGAGGAAAGCGCTCTGCGTCGAGATCGCGCCGATTACCAATCCTGGGAACTCTACGATCGACTTTGAGAAAGAGGAAGCGTTCCGTGATGTGCCGAGCAGCTTGAGCCTCTGCGTGGAGCAGGGCGAAATACCCAGTAGCCCGATGACCCAGGCTAAGGAAGCTGCCTGGTGCAAGAAATCCGATAGAAGGGATGATAAAGGAGCCCACGAGAGAAGCATGTCTGAGGCGCAGTACGTCGTCAACTGCAGCGAGGACAGTGTTGTCTTAGTGGAGAATAAAGTGACTTACGGGAGAAGGAGTTCATCGGCGCACGTTAAAACGGAGAGCAAAAGATCGTGCGAGGCTGAGAAAGTCGCGAAGAAATCGAGCAGAAACGGATCTGGCGCGAGCAGTTGTAAAAGAGTCGAGACCAAAACGTCTGCTAAAAGGTACGTTTTGAGGGAACAGGATGATAGTATCGTCATTGAGGATACCACTTGCGACGATTCTGAGAACAATTGCGGCAAACGAATGGGATGCGAGAGAAGCGCGGTGGAAGATATGAAAGGCAAACATCTTGAGAGTAAGAAGGGTGAGTGTTCGAAGGAAACTGCAAAATCTAAAAGCAAATCAAAGTCTTCCACGGTTCAGGATTGCAAAGATGCAAAATTCGAGTTTATTATGGAGAGTAAAAGTTCAGGAAAGCGTGTGGAACCTACTATAGAATTGGGCTCTATAACCGAAGAAACTGACAAGCAGGAGGATTTCAAGTCAACGGTCAATGTAGATGTGTTGGCCAAGGAAACAGATAAATACAAATCACCGCCGTCAGACTCGACCGACGATTTCAGTTCTAGCGAGTATCATATTGTAGATACTCCCTGTTGCAACAAGGATGGCACTTCTGTCCCGTCAGACGAGGACATTGAGCATATTCAGAGTTCTGAGATCAGTCAATTGCAGCAGGATGAGTGTGTCGATAGCGACAAATGCGCAGATGTTATAAGTTGCGCTGGTTCCTCGCCTATCATGCAACGGAAGAATAGTAAGAACACGATATCCGATGACGATCTAGAGTATATACACAGTTCCGAATTGGTGGAAACACCTGATAAGATCAGTAAAGAAGATACGAAGCTTGAAGCAAACAAGGGTAGCGACAGCGAATCAACCATGGCCATAAGTAAACGCACGTTCTCCGACGATGACATAGAGCACGTACAACATTCGGACGTCTGCGCTACGCCACCTGAAGTATCTAAAGATGTCCGTGAAAGGAGTTCAAGGAAATTCCAGGAAACGTCGACGGAACAATCATTGAAATCGAAGAGCACGAAGAAAACGAAGGATATCGTGGTAATCGAGAGCGATACGTCAGATGCTGACGTTACTGTAATCTTCAAACCTGTCGAAGGTTGGAAAAACAAAGGTACAGATAAGAAAGATGATTCAGATGAAGGTGCTAACACGAGAGACACGCCAGTTAGTGAAAGCCCTAGTCCACTAAGAAAAGCTAAAATCCGTTCTGCTAAGACTTCTCCTTCGAACGTTCCATCTAAACGTTCGCAAGCAGGGATCGAGATAATCGATATCGACGCGATGCAGAAAGCTGAGATGGAAATATCGAGTGATACCACGTCTGCCTCGGAATGTAAAATCCTCTCTGGACCGGAAGTGTGCGCGACTCGCGCGAAAAAGTCACGGAGGAACAAGAAATCCAGCGTTGAAACAAATATTCAGAGCTCTGAGACGTCAGCCGATAAGCCCACCGAAGAAGTAGCGAAGGAATCGAGTTCGCAGGAGTCAACGACCGAATATGCTTGGAGTTCTGTCGTAAAGAAGAAAAGCGGTTCTCCTCTGACGGAAACGCGAAAGGACGACGTAGGTAAAACCGAAGACAAGGTGGAGGAATCGTCCGATTCCATTGAGGTTTCATCCTGCACACCCATCTTGGAAAAAATAGAATCATTGAAGAAGAAGATATACGAGTCTTCGTTAAGAAAAAGTTTGGATAGAAGTTCCAGTTCCCTGGTAATAGACAAACTTCGCGAGGCTGTTCTAGAGGTGGACCCTCACGAATCCTCTTCTCCGTCTTTTGTTCAGACGTCGGAAATTTCTTGGAGCTCCATCGTGAAGAAGAAGAGTGCTTCTTCCGTGGATCAGGAAGCTAAGAAAGAACCTGAAGCGGAACCGATCGTGGAAGAAACAAATATCGAAGGAAAAAGAACTCGTCGAAGACACGTTGAATCCTCAGCTCGATCCTCGACAGTGACCAGCCAATTGAAAGAAGCTGTTGCCGAAACGGACACGGAAGAAGAATCTACCGTTCAGACAGAAAAGGGCTCCTGGAGTTCCATCGTGAAAAAGAAGAATGCTTCTTCCGCGGATCAGGAAGTCAAGAATGAACCTGAGGCGGAACCAGTCGTGGAGGAAGCAAGTACCGAAGAAAGAAGAACTCGCCGAAGACACGTTGAATCCTCGTCCCGATCTTCGACAGTGACTAGCCAACTGAAAGAAGCTGTTGCGGAAACAGATACTGAGGAAGAATCTACCGTTCAGACAGGAAAGGGGTCCTGGAGTTCCATCGTGAAGAAAAAGCTTGCCTCTTCAGCTGAATCTACCACGCGAAAGGAACCCACGAAACAGAAACACCGCAAGAAGCTGGATCTTTTGACAACTCCGTTAGAGACCGCTTCTGACGAGGAGGCAGGATTGTCAGTGAGTAAAAGCATCAAGATTTCGCTGGCAAAGTCCACGGAcagttacgttcttctgaaactGTCGAACTCGCCCACTGAGCAGTCTCCAAGCCAAAAGAAGAAATCATCGAAGCTCGAAGCTGTGAGCGAGAAGAGCTCGAACGAGTCGAAAAATAGCAACGCTGACTCGTTAATGGTAGATTCGACCTTTTCAAAGGAGAATTCTTCGGAGCCAGAGCGAGACGTGGAGCCAGAGAAGAGGAGCGACTCGGAGCAGGAAATCGTGCCTGAACGTTCAAGCTCCTCTGACGAGTTGAACGCGTACGTAACGTTCGCGAATGCTGTTCGCGACACGCCGGAAAGAGGCACCGGCAACGGCTCGAATTCCTCGGGCAACGCCGCGTCCAAGAAAGGCAGCAGGTCGAAGAAAAAAATACGCAGATGA